The Paramisgurnus dabryanus chromosome 3, PD_genome_1.1, whole genome shotgun sequence genome includes a window with the following:
- the tnfsf18 gene encoding tumor necrosis factor ligand superfamily member 18 isoform X4, whose product MSLSDEYCEEKAGNRDGGALAQQRKLILGLMVWCTLLTLGLATSIIYFQFIPRASQDPAKNESLQNFTSPVGNKKDTEDKLIAFQPKWDNRYWVETLRWGNGIIKSQSFISGDLQLTVQKDGQYFLYLQVTLDSGDTGQKYEVTVIGHKVSGHKDSIQLLSSHISNTNLSTGFMGKGIPLNKGAFITVTCKPKAYIKNDEKHTYLGVIKIG is encoded by the exons ATGTCTCTATCTGATGAGTATTGTGAGGAAAAAGCGGGCAACAGGGATGGGGGAGCCTTGGCCCAACAGAGGAAGCTGATCTTGGGCTTGATGGTTTGGTGCACCCTGCTGACTCTCGGCCTCGCCACATCCATAATCTACTTCCAGTTCATTCCTAGAGCATCACAAGATCCTGCTAAGAATGAG TCCCTACAGAACTTCACCTCACCCGTTGGCAACAAAAAAGACACAGAAGATAAACTAATAGCATTTCAACCAAAAT GGGACAATAGATACTGGGTGGAGACACTCCGCTGGGGCAATGGAATTATTAAATCTCAAAGTTTCATCTCTGGAGATTTACAGCTGACGGTTCAAAAGGATGGCCAATATTTCCTCTACCTACAGGTCACCCTTGACAGCGGGGATACAGGACAGAAATATGAAGTAACTGTGATCGGTCACAAAGTGAGCGGTCACAAAGACTCGATTCAACTTTTATCGAGTCATATCAGTAACACAAACCTCTCGACTGGTTTCATGGGTAAAGGAATCCCCTTGAATAAAGGGGCTTTTATAACTGTAACTTGCAAGCCTAAAGCCTATATCAAAAATGATGAGAAACACACTTACCTGGGTGTAATCAAGATTGGATAA
- the tnfsf18 gene encoding tumor necrosis factor ligand superfamily member 18 isoform X1 — MSLSDEYCEEKAGNRDGGALAQQRKLILGLMVWCTLLTLGLATSIIYFQFIPRASQDPAKNEDNNPHKSLQNFTSPVGNKKDTEDKLIAFQPKYLSTGDNRYWVETLRWGNGIIKSQSFISGDLQLTVQKDGQYFLYLQVTLDSGDTGQKYEVTVIGHKVSGHKDSIQLLSSHISNTNLSTGFMGKGIPLNKGAFITVTCKPKAYIKNDEKHTYLGVIKIG; from the exons ATGTCTCTATCTGATGAGTATTGTGAGGAAAAAGCGGGCAACAGGGATGGGGGAGCCTTGGCCCAACAGAGGAAGCTGATCTTGGGCTTGATGGTTTGGTGCACCCTGCTGACTCTCGGCCTCGCCACATCCATAATCTACTTCCAGTTCATTCCTAGAGCATCACAAGATCCTGCTAAGAATGAG gACAACAATCCACATAAG TCCCTACAGAACTTCACCTCACCCGTTGGCAACAAAAAAGACACAGAAGATAAACTAATAGCATTTCAACCAAAAT ACCTTTCCACAGGGGACAATAGATACTGGGTGGAGACACTCCGCTGGGGCAATGGAATTATTAAATCTCAAAGTTTCATCTCTGGAGATTTACAGCTGACGGTTCAAAAGGATGGCCAATATTTCCTCTACCTACAGGTCACCCTTGACAGCGGGGATACAGGACAGAAATATGAAGTAACTGTGATCGGTCACAAAGTGAGCGGTCACAAAGACTCGATTCAACTTTTATCGAGTCATATCAGTAACACAAACCTCTCGACTGGTTTCATGGGTAAAGGAATCCCCTTGAATAAAGGGGCTTTTATAACTGTAACTTGCAAGCCTAAAGCCTATATCAAAAATGATGAGAAACACACTTACCTGGGTGTAATCAAGATTGGATAA
- the tnfsf18 gene encoding tumor necrosis factor ligand superfamily member 18 isoform X2, translating to MSLSDEYCEEKAGNRDGGALAQQRKLILGLMVWCTLLTLGLATSIIYFQFIPRASQDPAKNEDNNPHKSLQNFTSPVGNKKDTEDKLIAFQPKWDNRYWVETLRWGNGIIKSQSFISGDLQLTVQKDGQYFLYLQVTLDSGDTGQKYEVTVIGHKVSGHKDSIQLLSSHISNTNLSTGFMGKGIPLNKGAFITVTCKPKAYIKNDEKHTYLGVIKIG from the exons ATGTCTCTATCTGATGAGTATTGTGAGGAAAAAGCGGGCAACAGGGATGGGGGAGCCTTGGCCCAACAGAGGAAGCTGATCTTGGGCTTGATGGTTTGGTGCACCCTGCTGACTCTCGGCCTCGCCACATCCATAATCTACTTCCAGTTCATTCCTAGAGCATCACAAGATCCTGCTAAGAATGAG gACAACAATCCACATAAG TCCCTACAGAACTTCACCTCACCCGTTGGCAACAAAAAAGACACAGAAGATAAACTAATAGCATTTCAACCAAAAT GGGACAATAGATACTGGGTGGAGACACTCCGCTGGGGCAATGGAATTATTAAATCTCAAAGTTTCATCTCTGGAGATTTACAGCTGACGGTTCAAAAGGATGGCCAATATTTCCTCTACCTACAGGTCACCCTTGACAGCGGGGATACAGGACAGAAATATGAAGTAACTGTGATCGGTCACAAAGTGAGCGGTCACAAAGACTCGATTCAACTTTTATCGAGTCATATCAGTAACACAAACCTCTCGACTGGTTTCATGGGTAAAGGAATCCCCTTGAATAAAGGGGCTTTTATAACTGTAACTTGCAAGCCTAAAGCCTATATCAAAAATGATGAGAAACACACTTACCTGGGTGTAATCAAGATTGGATAA
- the tnfsf18 gene encoding tumor necrosis factor ligand superfamily member 18 isoform X3, translating into MSLSDEYCEEKAGNRDGGALAQQRKLILGLMVWCTLLTLGLATSIIYFQFIPRASQDPAKNESLQNFTSPVGNKKDTEDKLIAFQPKYLSTGDNRYWVETLRWGNGIIKSQSFISGDLQLTVQKDGQYFLYLQVTLDSGDTGQKYEVTVIGHKVSGHKDSIQLLSSHISNTNLSTGFMGKGIPLNKGAFITVTCKPKAYIKNDEKHTYLGVIKIG; encoded by the exons ATGTCTCTATCTGATGAGTATTGTGAGGAAAAAGCGGGCAACAGGGATGGGGGAGCCTTGGCCCAACAGAGGAAGCTGATCTTGGGCTTGATGGTTTGGTGCACCCTGCTGACTCTCGGCCTCGCCACATCCATAATCTACTTCCAGTTCATTCCTAGAGCATCACAAGATCCTGCTAAGAATGAG TCCCTACAGAACTTCACCTCACCCGTTGGCAACAAAAAAGACACAGAAGATAAACTAATAGCATTTCAACCAAAAT ACCTTTCCACAGGGGACAATAGATACTGGGTGGAGACACTCCGCTGGGGCAATGGAATTATTAAATCTCAAAGTTTCATCTCTGGAGATTTACAGCTGACGGTTCAAAAGGATGGCCAATATTTCCTCTACCTACAGGTCACCCTTGACAGCGGGGATACAGGACAGAAATATGAAGTAACTGTGATCGGTCACAAAGTGAGCGGTCACAAAGACTCGATTCAACTTTTATCGAGTCATATCAGTAACACAAACCTCTCGACTGGTTTCATGGGTAAAGGAATCCCCTTGAATAAAGGGGCTTTTATAACTGTAACTTGCAAGCCTAAAGCCTATATCAAAAATGATGAGAAACACACTTACCTGGGTGTAATCAAGATTGGATAA